In a single window of the Lineus longissimus chromosome 4, tnLinLong1.2, whole genome shotgun sequence genome:
- the LOC135487294 gene encoding uncharacterized protein LOC135487294 isoform X3 has product MESSSGGSNIPKIMTFRPSMEEFSDFVGYIKYMESQGAHKAGIARIIPPKEWIPRKNGYDDVDVMIPAPISQVVTGCQGLYQQYNIQKKPMQCKEFEKLANSDRYRTPIHRDYEELERKYWKNISFNSAIYGADISGTLTDPDQNIWNINKLGTILDTVGNDYGITIEGVNTAYLYFGMWKTSFAWHTEDMDLYSINYLHFGAAKSWYAIPPEHGKRLERLANGFFPSSAQGCQAFLRHKMTVISPHILKQYSIPYDKITQEKGHFMITFPFGYHAGYNNGFNCAESTNFATERWIEYGKRCSLCTCRKDMVKISMDCFIKKFQPERYDLWKAGKDLGPHPEDDQGRLYHKAEKMEKVNAERIVELKKMKEANMAAIVSTKRNPPADDIVKKKKIKKVKQEGEEFEVGTDGEKKPKKKKKLEGAEGQATDVVGDGEQRKKKKKKKKSRDEEQQGIEGELGKEGGEDGAKKEKKKKKKKKEERAIFLSSPIDFGNASERGTPREPTAAEISMMLTKPKVEEKDKTKSFQDAFTKHLSERNYESQSDEGEPPDVDVKKELSPKRSLSESDKNSQGAGEPSAKQLKFQYDRKLSETISQLQQHLVSGRKVSPPTVKEENVSEAASVSSHPQTVQGNMQTSDHGPGEKVTMHKKPAPQFVTTTTATVDLSVFGQKKSVPDGSVNLQTIPVKQEGPCTSGSDQTRKGPVQGSSEAAIEFLYRQRQHLQHMKKLKMSATRPLAKSSNGASVPIKPASVNTHVIQGHPGANILQFRSVQPAGAQTHSQNRPSSTKAGTVKQTLQKRKVQQIVYTGQVPGQMRNVAYTQVQSPVTPMIQQDGTSQLIDQLQVQGVRPILPQPSVQNDGKGHVLPGTSKTILQSHPGLPSHQKAMPSSNKTVILSGNQPHVTVSHSQQPGRELSVSSSVIPSSQMAAQGTSFSDVTDSSTTSSATSRPPSSDIVMSQGAMQKRIVSSGIPQSVQLTSPLALAQASSIAVPSQRQPTVVTRCSTDNLPAQLQQVTTTGVRANVLPAQLQQQLPKTLPSKQQQQFCKVLPAQHQQIAAARVQDKIWPAQQQQLLAATSSAQQQRLAAAGVLANIAHQPQHFVVGVPSTQRLISATGSSAKTSQACQQQFSVALPAQQQQQVAVEGISASILPAQKPQLLAVQPSSSHANVIKVVQNPDVNTSSGQQTILAGQVSEKQKAKEQFKQQQHVQKQLEFLLKSGIGIPGQVDSQSLANALSQGVYAKSPPRSRSPASGSVSPRASLLGISGSGMTSPVQSSQQITLPVASTVRSSSNSGSRLASLTQSQPLNSSPVPCTCDDDSPPLLSPPHPLPQQPERNVGSGSPGRLLSPPPLQGIDDTTASVLDAIPPILSPRRSPVNPGLHEYSIPPVLERNTYRPQKLADNASAPPVLEKTLPFPSVPENNMDLQSFDFENFANPPYLESYVTSDNITTTISQANVIPFPLFEENSSPSTSSISSACQPPEVLPLPASSSLPVRSSNIAAPSDDSKKSDHTGMSAPPPPVPSIEQNKIKKVQAETMPTASNSEDAMQLLKFGCDQVPPYHDYALKPDAMKKKKPDKHKHVDQPRLSGKHKNTDQSSQSEIFKADDKPKEKQKKTSMSRRLPLAEPPKSPCPVAKQESTEEEINLESLKANMEPWARRLGRLWQLARPDFEAEQEYNTLSSLREPHCAVCSLFQQQVSKEDGGTPPRSSGVPQKSTPLIPELCFASSSHNPTPLVMNTALDEDGESILLVCKNCRVCVHSSCYGADVMEFTDSWLCSRCEEDHVDALLPTTAFDKLEAKACCLCSLRGGALKPTTKGAWVHVICALSIPDAMFENVANRTPVNIENLSQARMKLRCIYCYQLMKRTNRIGACVQCSSGKCTTSFHVTCAHAAGVDFDTSDWPFPVFITCNKHISSKDGPSQRRLPPIKVRDKVIAKHKNGRYYKCTVRDSKVQTFYEVDFDDGSYSDNLFPEDIQNRNCLLLGPPAPNRPVKVLWTDGSIYSGKFKGTNQLMMYLVEFEDGSELQIKRDDIWTHDEALPKKVKNKLA; this is encoded by the exons ATGGAGTCTTCAAGTGGTGGGAGTAACATCCCAAAAATTATGACCTTCCGGCCGTCTATGGAAGAATTCAGTGACTTTGTGGGCTATATCAAGTATATGGAGTCTCAAGGGGCTCATAAAGCTGGTATTGCGAGA ATTATCCCTCCAAAAGAGTGGATTCCACGGAAGAATGGctatgatgatgttgatgtgaTGATTCCTGCTCCCATCTCACAAGTTGTAACTGGGTGCCAGGGTCTGTATCAGCAGTATAATATACAGAAGAAGCCAATGCAGTGCAAGGAGTTTGAGAAGTTAGCGAACAGTGACAG ATACAGGACTCCAATCCATCGTGATTACGAAGAATTGGAGAGGAAGTATTGGAAAAACATCTCATTCAACTCGGCGATCTATGGAGCAGACATTTCTGGCACTCTGACTGATCCTGACCAAAATATCTGGAATATCAATAAACTAG GCACAATTCTTGATACAGTTGGGAATGACTACGGCATCACCATTGAAGGAGTGAATACTGCTTATCTGTACTTTGGCATGTGGAAGACATCTTTTGCATGGCACACTGAAGACATGGATCTCTACAGCATCAACTATCTTCATTTTGGTGCCGCCAAGTCCTGGTATGCCATACCACCTGAACATGGCAAGAGATTGGAACGACTAGCAAATG GTTTCTTCCCCAGCAGTGCACAAGGCTGTCAAGCTTTCCTGAGGCATAAAATGACTGTCATATCCCCGCATATTTTGAAGCAGTATTCAATTCCATACGATAAG ATCACTCAGGAAAAGGGTCATTTCATGATCACATTTCCCTTTGGTTACCATGCTGGTTATAACAATGGATTCAACTGTGCCGAGTCCACCAACTTTGCCACTGAGCGATGGATTGAATATGGCAAGAGATGTTCATTG TGTACTTGCCGTAAAGATATGGTAAAGATCAGTATGGACTGCTTTATAAAGAAGTTCCAACCAGAGCGATATGACTTGTGGAAGGCTGGCAAAGATTTGGGTCCCCATCCTGAGGATGACCAAGGACGACTGTACCACAAGGCTGAAAAGATGGAAAAGGTCAATGCTGAAAG GATTGTTGAATTAAAGAAGATGAAGGAAGCTAACATGGCTGCCATCGTCTCAACAAAGCGCAATCCTCCGGCAGACGACAttgtaaagaagaagaagatcaagAAAGTGAAACAAGAGGGAGAGGAATTTGAGGTTGGAACAGACGGTGAGAAGAaaccaaagaagaagaagaaattggaaGGCGCAGAAGGGCAAGCAACTGACGTTGTTGGTGATGGGGAgcaaaggaagaagaagaagaaaaagaagaagtcaaGAGATGAGGAGCAGCAAGGAATTGAAGGTGAACTTGGAAAGGAGGGAGGTGAAGATGGTgcaaagaaggagaagaagaaaaagaagaagaaaaaagaagagAGGGCTATTTTCCTCAGCAGCCCGATTGACTTTGGTAATGCCAGTGAGAGAGGAACTCCGAGAGAACCTACTGCTGCAGAGATCTCAATGATGCTCACTAAGCCCAAGGTGGAGGAAAAAGATAAAACAAAGTCCTTCCAGGATGCATTCACAAAACATCTTAGTGAGAGAAACTATGAATCGCAGTCAGATGAAGGTGAACCACCTGATGTTGATGTAAAGAAAGAACTCTCTCCAAAGCGTTCTCTAAGTGAATCTGATAAGAATAGTCAGGGTGCTGGAGAGCCTTCAGCAAAGCAACTGAAGTTTCAGTATGATCGCAAACTCTCAGAGACCATCAGCCAGTTGCAGCAACATCTTGTTTCTGGTCGGAAAGTTAGTCCACCAACAGTGAAGGAGGAAAATGTTAGCGAAGCAGCTTCTGTATCATCCCACCCACAAACAGTGCAAGGGAATATGCAAACATCCGATCATGGCCCTGGTGAAAAGGTAACGATGCACAAAAAACCAGCTCCACAATTCGTGACCACAACTACAGCCACCGTTGATTTGAGTGTTTTCGGTCAGAAAAAAAGTGTGCCTGATGGGAGTGTTAATCTGCAGACCATACCTGTGAAGCAAGAAGGACCATGCACTTCAGGAAGTGATCAAACACGGAAGGGTCCAGTACAAGGAAGCAGTGAGGCTGCTATTGAGTTTCTCTATCGGCAGCGGCAGCACTTACAACATatgaaaaaactgaaaatgtctgCAACTCGACCACTGGCTAAAAGTTCTAATGGTGCTTCAGTTCCAATAAAGCCAGCCTCTGTGAATACACACGTTATTCAGGGACATCCAGGAGCAAACATTTTACAGTTCAGAAGCGTGCAGCCTGCTGGCGCTCAAACACACTCACAAAACAGACCCTCGTCCACTAAGGCAGGAACTGTCAAGCAGACCCTTCAAAAACGAAAGGTGCAACAAATTGTCTATACTGGCCAGGTGCCAGGACAGATGAGAAATGTTGCCTATACTCAAGTCCAATCTCCAGTGACTCCTATGATTCAGCAGGATGGTACTTCACAACTGATTGATCAGTTACAAGTGCAGGGTGTACGGCCCATTCTACCACAGCCATCAGTACAGAATGATGGGAAAGGGCACGTGTTGCCTGGCACATCAAAGACTATTCTTCAATCACATCCTGGGTTACCCTCTCACCAAAAGGCTATGCCAAGTTCGAATAAAACTGTTATTCTCTCAGGGAATCAACCACATGTGACTGTGAGCCACAGTCAGCAGCCAGGGAGGGAGCTATCTGTATCTTCCAGTGTGATTCCATCTTCTCAAATGGCAGCTCAAGGAACAAGCTTTTCAGATGTAACTGATTCTAGTACTACCAGCAGTGCGACATCTAGGCCACCTTCATCTGATATCGTTATGTCTCAAGGAGCAATGCAAAAAAGAATTGTCTCATCAGgaattcctcaatctgtgcAGCTGACCTCGCCACTCGCACTGGCACAGGCTAGTTCTATTGCAGTGCCATCCCAACGACAACCAACCGTTGTGACACGATGTAGTACTGATAACTTGCCAGCACAGTTGCAGCAGGTAACTACGACAGGAGTTCGTGCTAATGTGTTGCCAGCCCAGCTACAACAACAGTTACCTAAAACATTGCCATCCAAGCAACAACAGCAGTTTTGTAAAGTATTACCAGCCCAACACCAGCAGATTGCTGCAGCCAGAGTCCAGGATAAAATTTGGCCAGCCCAGCAACAACAGCTATTAGCTGCAACATCGTCAGCCCAGCAACAACGGCTTGCTGCAGCAGGAGTTCTGGCCAATATAGCCCATCAACCACAACACTTTGTTGTGGGAGTGCCATCCACACAACGGCTGATAAGTGCAACAGGAAGTAGTGCGAAGACATCACAAGCATGTCAACAGCAATTTTCTGTAGCCTTGCCAGCTCAGCAGCAACAACAGGTCGCTGTCGAAGGAATCAGTGCTAGTATATTGCCAGCCCAGAAACCACAACTTCTTGCAGTCCAACCAAGTTCTTCGCATGCCAATGTCATCAAAGTGGTACAAAATCCTGATGTCAATACATCTTCAGGACAACAAACAATCCTGGCCGGTCAGGTTTCAGAAAAACAGAAAGCTAAAGAACAATTCAAACAGCAGCAGCATGTACAGAAACAGTTAGAATTCCTTTTAAAATCTGGTATAGGTATACCCGGGCAGGTTGACTCACAGTCATTAGCCAATGCTTTGTCTCAAGGTGTTTATGCAAAGAGTCCACCGCGAAGTCGCAGCCCTGCATCAGGGAGTGTTAGTCCACGTGCATCACTTCTAGGCATCTCAGGATCAGGAATGACTTCTCCAGTACAAAGTTCTCAACAGATCACATTGCCAGTTGCATCTACTGTAAGATCATCATCAAATTCAGGATCAAGATTAGCATCTCTGACACAAAGTCAGCCTCTGAATTCCTCACCAGTTCCGTGTACGTGTGATGATGATTCACCACCACTGCTGTCTCCTCCTCATCCATTGCCACAACAACCTGAAAGAAATGTAGGCTCAGGATCTCCCGGCCGATTGTTATCACCTCCCCCTCTCCAAGGAATCGACGATACGACAGCATCTGTACTTGATGCCATCCCACCAATCCTGTCGCCGCGACGAAGTCCAGTAAACCCAGGTCTCCACGAGTATTCCATACCACCTGTATTGGAGAGAAATACCTATCGACCACAAAAGTTGGCAGATAATGCCAGTGCACCACCCGTGTTGGAAAAAACTCTTCCTTTCCCCTCGGTTCCTGAGAATAACATGGACTTGCAGtcatttgactttgaaaattttgccAACCCTCCTTACTTGGAATCTTATGTGACTAGTGATAACATAACTACAACAATTTCACAGGCCAATGTTATTCCTTTTCCATTGTTTGAAGAAAATTCATCGCCATCAACAAGTTCCATTAGTTCTGCCTGCCAGCCTCCAGAAGTATTGCCGTTACCAGCCTCTAGTTCCTTGCCGGTCAGGTCATCTAACATTGCAGCGCCTTCTGATGACAGCAAAAAAAGTGACCATACAGGAATGAGTGCCCCGCCCCCACCAGTGCCCAGCATAGAACAGAATAAGATCAAGAAAGTCCAAGCTGAAACCATGCCCACTGCCTCCAATTCAGAAGATGCAATGCAATTG CTGAAGTTTGGATGTGACCAGGTTCCACCATACCATGATTATGCCCTGAAGCCAGATgccatgaagaagaagaaacctgACAAACACAAACATGTTGACCAACCCAGACTGTCGGGGAAACACAAAAACACTGACCAGTCGAGCCAGTCGGAAATATTTAAAGCAGACGACAAACCAAAGGAGAAGCAGAAGAAAACGTCCATGTCGAGGCGGCTTCCACTTGCTGAACCCCCCAAGTCACCATGTCCTGTGGCAAAACAGGAGTCCACTGAAGAAG aaatcaatttggagaGCCTGAAAGCCAACATGGAACCCTGGGCGAGGCGTCTGGGGAGGCTTTGGCAGCTGGCACGACCTGACTTTGAGGCAGAACAGGAGTACAACACCCTGTCCTCTCTTCGCGAGCCCCACTGTGCTGTCTGCTCATTGTTTCAGCAGCAAGTGTCAAAAGAAGATGGAGGGACACCACCAAGAAGTTCTGGTGTGCCGCAGAAGTCCACACCATTGATCCCTGAGCTTTGTTTTGCATCAAGCTCACATAACCCAACCCCACTGGTGatgaatacagccctggacgAGGATGGGGAGAGCATATTACTCGTCTGCAAGAATTGTCGGGTCTGCGTACATTCGA GTTGTTATGGTGCTGATGTGATGGAGTTTACAGATTCTTGGCTCTGCTCGAGATGTGAGGAGGATCATGTTGACGCG TTATTGCCAACCACAGCTTTTGATAAACTGGAGGCGAAG GCTTGCTGTTTGTGTAGTTTACGAGGTGGAGCGCTGAAGCCTACCACGAAGGGTGCATGGGTACATGTCATCTGTGCTCTCAGTATACCTGATGCAATGTTTGAGAACGTCGCCAACAGGACACCTGTCAACATCGAAAACCTTTCACAGGCGAGGATGAAACTG CGGTGTATCTACTGTTACCAGTTGATGAAACGGACAAACCGAATCGGTGCCTGTGTCCAGTGTTCAAGCGGGAAGTGCACCACATCGTTTCATGTAACCTGCGCCCATGCTGCTGGCGTTGACTTCGACACAAGTGATTGGCCCTTCCCAGTATTCATCACTTGCAACAAACATATCAGCTCTAAAGACGGG CCTTCTCAGCGTCGTCTGCCTCCAATAAAAGTACGTGACAAGGTGATTGCCAAGCACAAGAACGGTCGATACTATAAGTGTACTGTTCGGGACAGTAAAGTACAGACATTCTATGAGGTGGACTTTGATGATGGTTCATACAGTGACAACCTTTTCCCAGAGGATATACAG AATCGTAACTGCTTATTACTCGGGCCTCCAGCACCGAACCGGCCTGTCAAAGTGCTGTGGACAGATGGCAGCATCTACAGTGGCAAGTTCAAAGGAACAAATCAACTCATGATGTACTTG gtTGAGTTTGAGGATGGTTCAGAACTGCAAATCAAAAGAGACGACATTTGGACGCATGATGAAGCGCTGCCGAAGAAGGTCAAGAATAAGCTG GCGTAG